In Symmachiella dynata, the following are encoded in one genomic region:
- a CDS encoding thermonuclease family protein → MPRRFSRRRPTPPLLAVVIIILLVVGRWLTRPPEAPPLPPAASGEFVVKRAVDGDTLLLDNGNRVRLIGVDTPETKHPDLPVQPFGPEASEYTRNRVEGKRVRLEFDKEREDRHGRILAYVYINDAMLNEELIRGGYGRAITHFPFSAAKKRLFRQAEQDAKREQRGIWSLPASDRKRQPKRPASQNGSTRVRN, encoded by the coding sequence ATGCCACGCAGGTTTTCTAGGCGCCGTCCCACCCCCCCGCTGCTGGCCGTGGTGATCATCATCCTGTTGGTCGTCGGACGTTGGTTGACCCGCCCCCCGGAAGCTCCCCCACTCCCACCCGCTGCATCGGGCGAGTTCGTCGTCAAGCGGGCTGTCGATGGCGATACGTTGCTATTGGACAACGGCAATCGCGTGCGGCTGATCGGTGTCGATACACCGGAAACCAAACACCCCGACCTTCCCGTCCAACCCTTTGGGCCCGAGGCGAGTGAATACACGCGGAACCGGGTCGAGGGAAAACGGGTGCGGCTGGAATTCGACAAAGAGCGCGAGGACCGGCATGGCCGCATTTTAGCGTACGTCTACATCAACGATGCGATGCTCAACGAAGAGTTGATCCGAGGGGGATACGGCCGCGCGATTACGCATTTCCCTTTTTCTGCGGCGAAGAAACGGCTGTTTCGCCAGGCAGAGCAGGATGCCAAACGCGAACAACGAGGGATCTGGTCTCTTCCGGCGTCGGATCGCAAGCGACAGCCTAAACGACCGGCCTCTCAAAACGGATCGACGCGCGTCCGGAATTGA
- a CDS encoding DUF1570 domain-containing protein, with protein sequence MHHPLWIMSLVFALLTTAVPAQGGQKTQSLLRVKVGKNTYEGKAVASDKRQFWLMSTDGELNALSFGEVGSFKKISPRFKSDSLVQVRDDLKRRYGRKYEVAANGHYVVCGPRGRAREYAKLFEGIYNRFYSYFRVRRLKVTQPEFPLVALVFPDHASFARYAAGDGVRAVRGLMGYYHHHTNRVALFDPGDSVAAIDAGYDYQLPAWTGFPREQQSFSGFTGAIAASTGSSESGLRDTMIHEATHQIAFNTGLHSRIGENPKWIVEGLATVYEAPGIRDGGSHTKTADQINRDRFVWFMNYAQTRRPKGALRNFVAGDNAFNASLLDGYSHAWALSFYLIQTRSSAYARFLNAVAHRDPLKPYGAAERLKDFEGAFGKNLAVLDAQFLRYMKKLAASMEQR encoded by the coding sequence ATGCACCACCCTCTCTGGATTATGTCGCTCGTCTTCGCGCTGCTGACGACTGCGGTCCCTGCTCAAGGCGGCCAAAAAACGCAGTCCCTGTTGCGGGTCAAAGTCGGCAAAAATACTTACGAGGGGAAAGCTGTTGCGAGTGACAAGCGCCAGTTTTGGCTGATGAGCACCGACGGAGAACTCAATGCGTTGTCGTTCGGCGAAGTTGGCTCATTCAAAAAGATATCACCCCGATTCAAGAGCGATTCGCTTGTTCAGGTGCGCGATGATTTGAAACGGCGGTACGGTCGAAAATATGAAGTCGCCGCCAACGGGCACTATGTCGTTTGTGGACCGCGAGGACGGGCACGAGAATATGCGAAGTTGTTCGAAGGAATCTACAACCGGTTCTATTCGTACTTTCGCGTGCGAAGACTCAAAGTGACCCAGCCGGAGTTTCCACTTGTCGCATTGGTGTTTCCCGACCACGCAAGTTTCGCTCGCTATGCCGCGGGAGATGGCGTCCGGGCGGTGCGGGGGCTGATGGGGTATTACCACCACCATACTAATCGCGTCGCCTTGTTTGATCCCGGAGACAGCGTTGCAGCGATCGATGCTGGCTACGATTATCAGTTACCAGCATGGACCGGCTTTCCCCGCGAGCAACAATCCTTTTCGGGATTCACCGGCGCAATCGCGGCGAGCACGGGTTCATCGGAGAGTGGATTGCGCGACACCATGATTCATGAAGCAACGCACCAGATCGCATTCAATACGGGATTGCATTCTCGAATCGGCGAAAATCCCAAATGGATTGTCGAAGGCTTAGCGACGGTCTACGAGGCGCCCGGAATTCGCGACGGCGGTTCGCACACAAAGACGGCCGATCAGATCAATCGAGATCGCTTTGTCTGGTTCATGAATTATGCTCAAACGCGTCGACCCAAAGGGGCCTTGCGCAATTTTGTCGCTGGGGACAACGCATTCAACGCCTCCTTGCTGGATGGCTACAGTCATGCCTGGGCACTCAGCTTTTATTTGATCCAAACCCGCTCGTCAGCGTACGCCCGCTTTCTCAATGCTGTGGCGCATCGCGATCCGCTGAAACCGTACGGGGCCGCTGAACGCCTCAAGGATTTTGAGGGGGCGTTCGGGAAAAACCTTGCCGTTTTGGATGCACAATTCTTGAGGTACATGAAGAAACTGGCAGCCTCCATGGAGCAACGGTAA
- a CDS encoding DinB family protein, with translation MDSRAAIRQSIETADMIADAYLGDLEDSELFIRPVDGANHAAWQLGHLICSEHSLINGVRPGSMPDLPEGFLDKYSKETASIDDPAQFHTKDEYMRLRKEQRAGTLKVLDTLTDEDLDAPAPEKFRAHFPTVGSIMVLQGMHTTMHAGQWAVLRRKLGKPVTI, from the coding sequence ATGGACAGCCGTGCCGCTATTCGCCAATCGATTGAAACTGCCGATATGATTGCCGACGCGTATTTGGGCGATCTCGAAGACTCCGAACTTTTCATCCGCCCGGTCGACGGCGCCAACCATGCAGCCTGGCAATTGGGGCATTTGATCTGCTCCGAGCACAGTTTGATCAATGGTGTGCGTCCTGGTTCAATGCCGGACCTGCCCGAGGGATTCTTGGACAAATACTCCAAGGAAACCGCCTCGATCGATGACCCGGCGCAGTTTCACACCAAAGACGAATATATGCGGCTGCGGAAGGAACAACGGGCCGGGACGCTCAAAGTCTTGGACACACTGACCGACGAGGACCTTGACGCACCGGCGCCCGAAAAATTCCGAGCACATTTTCCGACGGTCGGAAGCATCATGGTTTTGCAAGGCATGCATACCACCATGCATGCCGGGCAATGGGCCGTCTTGCGGCGCAAGCTGGGCAAGCCGGTGACGATCTAA
- a CDS encoding Do family serine endopeptidase, protein MTKIVRNGQWILALFGVACLVGAAAVMAQRESGADSPLAHAQNFSVAIRNASQKSMPSIVAIETTIKGGVAQGADIQELFKGTPFGEQFKNDPRYRQFFGQGGKRQMPRREGRGSGFVIDPSGIIMTNNHVVQDADKVVVRFQDGREYVAHDIKRDPSSDIAILKVDADHPLPALPLGDSEDIQVGDWVLAIGSPFGLDMSVTAGIISAKGRGQQIAEREYFLQTDAAVNPGNSGGPLINLNGEVVGVNAAISSRSGGYDGVSFAVPINMAKWVSQQLIANGTVQRAYLGIAIQPVDNDLADTLNITTREGALVSDVWPDTPAEKAKIQPGDVIISLNGRRVNGTPLLQRIVEELELGKSYPLKVMRDGKQVELTMVAEAMPEDFGKRRIVPVRDQQESAPESTEQNIVGMDVQKLTPELATQLGVSDENPHGVVITGVKPDSPADYANLRPGTVVEKVGQTAVSTPEEFAQAVKKNSTDKGVLLHVRRGDRKFFVVLKP, encoded by the coding sequence ATGACAAAAATTGTAAGAAATGGACAATGGATACTAGCGCTGTTTGGTGTGGCCTGTTTGGTGGGCGCAGCTGCCGTAATGGCCCAACGTGAATCCGGTGCGGATTCGCCGTTGGCCCATGCACAGAATTTTTCCGTCGCCATTCGTAATGCCTCTCAAAAATCGATGCCCAGCATCGTGGCGATTGAAACGACCATTAAGGGAGGCGTGGCGCAAGGTGCCGATATTCAAGAATTGTTCAAAGGCACGCCGTTTGGCGAGCAATTCAAAAACGATCCGCGGTATCGGCAGTTTTTCGGACAAGGCGGAAAACGCCAGATGCCTCGCCGTGAAGGGCGCGGTTCGGGATTTGTGATTGATCCCTCGGGAATCATCATGACCAATAACCACGTCGTGCAAGATGCCGACAAGGTGGTCGTTCGTTTCCAAGATGGCCGCGAATACGTGGCTCACGACATCAAACGCGATCCCAGTTCCGATATTGCAATCTTGAAAGTTGATGCCGATCATCCACTCCCCGCCCTACCGTTGGGAGATAGCGAAGACATTCAAGTGGGCGATTGGGTTCTGGCTATCGGAAGTCCGTTTGGTTTGGACATGTCCGTGACCGCGGGAATTATCAGTGCTAAAGGCCGCGGTCAACAGATCGCGGAACGCGAATATTTTCTGCAAACCGATGCTGCCGTCAATCCGGGGAATAGCGGTGGACCGTTGATCAATCTCAATGGTGAAGTCGTTGGCGTCAACGCAGCCATCTCGTCACGCAGTGGCGGTTACGATGGCGTGAGCTTCGCCGTGCCGATCAACATGGCCAAATGGGTCAGTCAGCAGTTGATCGCCAACGGGACTGTGCAGCGAGCCTATTTGGGCATTGCCATTCAGCCGGTCGATAATGATTTGGCCGATACGCTGAACATCACCACCCGTGAAGGTGCGTTGGTCTCTGATGTTTGGCCTGATACACCTGCCGAAAAAGCCAAAATCCAACCGGGCGACGTGATCATCTCCCTCAATGGCCGCCGCGTGAACGGCACTCCGCTGTTACAACGAATTGTTGAGGAGTTGGAACTCGGAAAATCATATCCGTTGAAAGTCATGCGTGACGGAAAACAGGTTGAGTTGACGATGGTCGCCGAAGCTATGCCCGAAGATTTCGGCAAGCGGCGGATTGTCCCGGTTCGTGATCAGCAGGAATCCGCACCGGAATCGACGGAGCAGAACATCGTCGGGATGGACGTTCAGAAATTGACACCCGAACTGGCCACGCAACTTGGCGTCAGTGATGAGAATCCGCACGGCGTGGTGATCACCGGCGTCAAACCGGACAGTCCGGCCGATTACGCAAACCTAAGGCCCGGAACCGTTGTTGAAAAAGTGGGCCAGACAGCAGTGTCAACTCCTGAAGAGTTTGCCCAGGCGGTCAAGAAAAACTCCACCGACAAGGGCGTTCTGTTACACGTGCGTCGCGGAGACCGCAAGTTTTTCGTGGTTCTTAAACCGTAA
- the rnc gene encoding ribonuclease III: protein MPANPEPSFDDDLLARCEEVLQYKFRDRDILRNCLTHASIATHRLASNERLEFLGDAILGGVVCEMLYLQFPDYPEGEMTRIKSIVVSRNSCAKVSTQLGFQDFLLLGRGLSIHDTVPTSVMAAVLESIIAGVYLDGGWEPAHALVGRFMAPEIALASESHHGRNFKSLLQQHTQKLMGATPIYSLLDEQGPDHSKSFKVAAVIESQNYAAAWGATKKEAEQRAARNALHELEGKDIPHAAE from the coding sequence ATGCCCGCAAATCCAGAACCCTCTTTTGACGATGATCTCCTCGCCCGCTGCGAAGAGGTTTTGCAATACAAATTCCGCGATCGCGATATATTGCGCAACTGCTTAACGCACGCCTCGATCGCCACTCATCGATTGGCCTCCAACGAACGTTTGGAGTTTCTGGGCGACGCCATTCTGGGGGGTGTGGTTTGCGAGATGCTTTATTTGCAGTTTCCCGACTACCCCGAAGGGGAAATGACGCGGATTAAGTCCATTGTCGTCAGTCGGAATTCTTGCGCAAAGGTCAGCACCCAGTTGGGATTTCAAGACTTTTTATTGCTGGGGCGAGGCCTGAGTATTCATGACACCGTTCCCACATCGGTCATGGCCGCTGTGTTGGAATCAATCATCGCGGGGGTCTACCTCGACGGGGGTTGGGAGCCGGCGCATGCGTTGGTGGGACGCTTCATGGCGCCGGAAATCGCTTTGGCTTCCGAGTCGCATCACGGTCGCAACTTCAAAAGCCTGCTCCAGCAACACACGCAAAAGCTCATGGGCGCTACTCCCATCTATTCCTTGCTGGACGAACAAGGTCCCGACCACTCCAAAAGCTTCAAAGTCGCTGCCGTGATCGAAAGTCAAAACTACGCCGCCGCTTGGGGAGCGACGAAAAAGGAAGCCGAGCAACGGGCAGCCCGCAATGCGCTGCACGAGCTGGAAGGCAAGGACATTCCGCACGCCGCCGAATAA
- a CDS encoding DUF692 domain-containing protein, translating to MSSPRLGYPNLGFGVGLRAVHYPYILKHHPDVDWFEIISENYIDSQGRPRYVLDQIAERYPLVMHGVSLSIGSTDPVDFEYLAKLKRLAAEINAVWISDHLCWTGVAGQNAHDLLPIPLNEETLAHVTERIRIVQDVLERPIVLENPSTYVTFAASTISEWEFLTRMAEETDCGLLLDVNNIYVSCYNHDLDPREYLQAVPHDRVVQFHLAGHTNCGTHIIDTHDGHVIDSVWELYREAHQLTGGSSTLLEWDANIPEFPILHAEVLKAQRFMGKAEVATEPADLPDEAPWETSSQAAAVPHPLSFINADVE from the coding sequence ATGAGCAGTCCGCGGCTGGGATATCCGAACCTCGGTTTTGGTGTGGGACTGCGGGCGGTACATTATCCCTACATTCTCAAACATCACCCCGACGTGGATTGGTTTGAGATCATCTCCGAGAATTACATCGACTCACAAGGCCGACCGCGGTACGTCCTCGATCAAATTGCCGAACGCTATCCGCTGGTGATGCACGGCGTCTCATTGTCGATCGGCAGCACCGATCCGGTCGATTTCGAATATCTGGCCAAACTCAAACGACTCGCGGCCGAAATCAATGCCGTGTGGATCTCGGACCATCTGTGCTGGACCGGTGTCGCCGGGCAAAATGCCCACGACCTGTTGCCGATTCCGCTCAACGAGGAAACGTTGGCGCACGTCACCGAGCGGATTCGCATCGTGCAGGATGTGCTTGAGCGGCCGATCGTGTTGGAAAATCCCAGCACCTACGTCACCTTTGCCGCCTCAACGATCAGCGAATGGGAATTCCTCACGCGCATGGCGGAAGAAACCGATTGTGGTCTGCTACTTGATGTGAACAACATCTACGTTTCCTGCTACAACCACGATTTGGATCCGCGGGAATACCTGCAGGCAGTTCCGCATGACCGCGTTGTCCAGTTTCATCTGGCCGGCCACACGAATTGCGGCACGCACATCATCGACACGCACGACGGTCATGTGATTGACTCCGTGTGGGAACTGTACCGCGAGGCACACCAACTGACCGGCGGGAGTTCGACGCTGCTGGAATGGGACGCCAACATCCCGGAATTCCCAATCCTGCACGCCGAGGTCCTCAAAGCACAACGGTTCATGGGCAAGGCGGAAGTCGCGACAGAACCCGCGGACCTGCCCGATGAGGCGCCGTGGGAGACATCCTCCCAGGCGGCTGCCGTGCCACACCCGCTCTCGTTCATCAATGCGGACGTGGAATAA
- a CDS encoding phytanoyl-CoA dioxygenase family protein produces MLDTPITTDDIAAFHRDGFIVIPHLFDTEEIDLLGKIARADQLMAANASGRRDGEGGTVKLAISNELEEDIYAAFVRCPRLAGTMEQLLGGEVYHYHHKMILKEPLIGGAWEWHQDYGYWYNNGCLFPDMASCMVAVDRSTQANGCLQVLRGSHLMGRVNHITVGDQTGADPERVAVALERLELVYVELEPGSAVFFHSNLLHRSDQNKSVDPRWTLIACYNMARNDPYKESHHPRYSPLERWPEERIKELGQAQWEKIRSEV; encoded by the coding sequence ATGCTCGACACACCAATAACAACAGATGATATTGCGGCGTTTCATCGTGATGGCTTCATTGTGATACCGCACCTATTTGACACCGAGGAGATCGACCTGTTGGGGAAAATCGCCCGCGCGGATCAGCTGATGGCGGCGAACGCCAGTGGGCGTCGGGATGGGGAAGGCGGGACGGTCAAATTAGCAATCTCCAATGAATTGGAAGAGGACATCTATGCGGCGTTTGTCCGTTGCCCACGCTTGGCCGGGACGATGGAGCAATTGCTCGGCGGCGAGGTTTACCATTACCACCATAAGATGATCCTCAAGGAACCGTTGATCGGGGGCGCTTGGGAATGGCATCAGGATTATGGGTATTGGTACAACAACGGCTGTCTGTTTCCGGACATGGCCAGTTGTATGGTGGCGGTCGATCGCTCCACGCAAGCCAACGGTTGCCTGCAGGTGTTGCGGGGTTCGCATCTGATGGGACGCGTGAATCATATCACTGTCGGCGACCAGACCGGAGCCGATCCGGAACGTGTTGCGGTGGCGCTGGAACGTTTGGAACTGGTTTACGTGGAACTCGAACCTGGTTCCGCCGTGTTTTTTCATAGCAACTTGTTGCATCGCTCGGACCAGAACAAAAGTGTCGATCCGCGGTGGACCCTGATCGCCTGTTACAACATGGCCCGCAACGACCCCTATAAGGAATCCCATCATCCACGGTATTCCCCCCTGGAGCGCTGGCCGGAGGAGCGGATCAAAGAATTGGGGCAGGCGCAATGGGAAAAGATACGCTCCGAGGTCTGA
- a CDS encoding DUF1802 family protein, whose amino-acid sequence MSTTTTGRIAFKEWAAVCQALQAGRQIAIFRKGGIHEGREGFRVEHDAFWMFPTYEHQSPEGLSDEAADLLEMSQAAKPAAGGWAISLWAEVQSVVELRDESVLPRLSGQHMYASRTLDERFHYRTPGLFVLPVRVYQLPEPIVIPDSPHFAGCRSWVDLPDSIATDGAEPVLSDDEFAEQLHALYAALAPSATA is encoded by the coding sequence ATGAGCACCACGACCACGGGACGGATAGCCTTTAAGGAATGGGCGGCGGTTTGCCAGGCGCTGCAAGCTGGACGGCAAATTGCCATTTTCCGCAAAGGAGGCATCCACGAGGGGCGCGAAGGATTTCGTGTGGAGCATGATGCCTTTTGGATGTTTCCGACGTATGAGCATCAATCTCCGGAAGGCCTCTCCGACGAGGCAGCCGACTTGCTGGAAATGTCTCAGGCAGCTAAACCTGCTGCAGGAGGCTGGGCCATCTCACTGTGGGCCGAGGTGCAAAGCGTGGTTGAACTCCGCGACGAATCTGTTTTGCCACGCCTTTCGGGACAGCATATGTACGCGTCTCGCACGCTGGACGAACGGTTTCACTATCGCACTCCGGGGCTGTTCGTGTTGCCGGTCCGTGTTTATCAGTTGCCTGAACCAATCGTGATTCCCGATTCACCACATTTCGCCGGCTGTCGCAGTTGGGTCGATTTGCCGGACAGCATCGCCACCGACGGAGCGGAGCCGGTGTTGAGTGACGACGAATTCGCCGAGCAGTTACACGCCCTGTATGCCGCGTTGGCCCCGTCAGCGACAGCTTAG
- a CDS encoding PQQ-binding-like beta-propeller repeat protein: MKIFVPCLVILAGLSTNLMAEEPAQQREFNWPEWRGPLATGVAPHGNPPLKWSEEENVDWKVEIPGLGYSSPIVWGDQVFVLTAVDTGKKGQPTAKPDTAQAKEQQPTGDRSRGRGRGRGGRGRRPSEAPTTIHDFVVMSLDRKSGEVIWKKTARSQVPHEGFRPGDNSFASASPVTDGKYLYASFGSFGIYCYDLNGKLIWEKDLGDFHMRNGFGEGGTPALHGDWLIVNCDQETDSFIVGMNAKTGEIQWKIDRDEASSWGTPLIVEFDGKTQVVVNGANRVRSYDINNGKVIWECGGQTGNVIPAPVRLGDNVICMSGWKGTAIFSIPLSAQGDISGTDTINWYYDRSSDYRAGTPYVPSPLLYGDALYFLKSYNGILTRMSAVTGEVDYDNKRLASISRVYASPVGAADRVYITGRSGTTMVLKLSPEYEVLATNKLDSPVDSTPAIVGDQMIVRGQKYLYCFREK, from the coding sequence ATGAAAATCTTCGTCCCATGTCTGGTGATTCTCGCCGGTTTGTCCACCAACTTAATGGCAGAAGAACCCGCGCAGCAACGAGAATTCAACTGGCCCGAATGGCGTGGACCGCTGGCAACCGGCGTGGCTCCACACGGCAATCCGCCGCTCAAGTGGAGCGAAGAGGAAAATGTCGACTGGAAAGTTGAAATCCCCGGCCTCGGGTATTCCTCACCCATCGTGTGGGGCGACCAAGTGTTCGTTTTGACCGCAGTCGACACGGGAAAGAAGGGCCAACCCACGGCCAAGCCCGATACTGCCCAGGCCAAGGAGCAACAGCCCACAGGCGACCGCTCCAGAGGACGCGGTCGTGGTCGTGGAGGACGCGGACGTAGGCCCTCTGAGGCTCCGACGACCATTCACGATTTTGTCGTGATGAGCCTCGATCGTAAAAGCGGCGAGGTGATCTGGAAAAAGACAGCGCGCTCGCAGGTTCCCCACGAAGGGTTCCGCCCCGGCGATAACAGTTTCGCCTCCGCCTCGCCAGTCACCGACGGCAAATACCTGTATGCCTCGTTCGGATCGTTCGGCATCTATTGCTACGACCTGAACGGCAAACTGATTTGGGAAAAAGACCTGGGCGATTTTCACATGCGCAATGGATTCGGCGAAGGGGGAACGCCCGCGCTGCATGGCGATTGGCTGATTGTGAATTGTGACCAGGAGACCGATTCGTTTATTGTCGGCATGAACGCCAAAACAGGTGAAATTCAATGGAAAATCGACCGCGACGAGGCTTCCAGTTGGGGGACGCCGTTGATCGTCGAATTTGATGGCAAAACACAAGTTGTCGTCAACGGCGCCAATCGGGTGCGGAGCTACGATATCAACAATGGCAAGGTGATCTGGGAATGCGGCGGCCAAACGGGAAATGTCATCCCGGCACCGGTCCGTTTGGGCGACAACGTGATCTGCATGTCGGGATGGAAGGGAACGGCCATCTTTTCGATTCCCTTGTCCGCCCAGGGAGACATTTCCGGCACCGACACAATCAACTGGTACTACGACCGGAGTTCGGATTATCGCGCGGGGACGCCGTATGTCCCGTCGCCGCTACTATATGGCGATGCTTTGTATTTTCTTAAGTCGTACAACGGAATCCTGACGCGGATGTCGGCGGTGACCGGTGAAGTCGATTACGACAACAAACGACTGGCCAGTATTTCACGCGTGTACGCTTCACCGGTGGGAGCTGCTGACCGGGTTTACATCACCGGACGGAGTGGGACGACGATGGTGCTGAAACTCAGCCCTGAGTACGAAGTCTTGGCGACAAATAAGCTCGACTCGCCGGTTGATTCGACTCCCGCAATCGTTGGGGATCAGATGATCGTGCGGGGGCAAAAGTATTTGTATTGCTTTCGTGAGAAATAG
- a CDS encoding Gfo/Idh/MocA family protein, with product MADALNRRSFLNQSALTGAAIGVAASTGTSFAANAASAKVVVGVMGMSRGRSLAQSFTKQSGCEVKYVCDVDKTRAEAAVGAVEKAGGPTPQAIGDFRQILDDNEVDALVCAAPNHWHAPATILACAAGKHVYVEKPCSHNPREGEMMIEAARKHNRAVQMGTQRRSSDGIIEGIAKLHEGAIGRVYCARSWYASARGETGKTIPAEVPAQLNYDLWQGPAPRIPYAENRVPYKWHWFWHWGNGELGNNGVHALDLCRWGLGVDYPIRVTSTGGRYVFNDDQQTPDTSSVALEFDNKQLITWDGLSCNRHNNVDDFATFYGENGALSIKSGGGYIQYDNKDKVVKEVGGNRGDNEHILNFLTAIRNDTPLALNAEIEEGHKSTLLCHLGNIAQRTGRAMTCRNNDGHIVGDDKAMELWSRDYDPQWEPKV from the coding sequence ATGGCCGATGCTCTCAACCGGCGTTCCTTCCTCAATCAATCCGCTCTCACAGGAGCGGCCATCGGCGTCGCGGCTTCGACGGGAACAAGCTTCGCCGCAAACGCCGCCTCGGCTAAGGTCGTCGTCGGCGTCATGGGCATGAGTCGCGGTCGTTCCTTGGCACAATCATTCACCAAGCAGTCCGGTTGCGAAGTTAAGTATGTGTGCGACGTCGATAAGACGCGCGCCGAGGCCGCTGTCGGGGCCGTCGAAAAAGCAGGCGGACCGACTCCGCAAGCAATCGGCGATTTCCGCCAGATTCTTGACGACAACGAAGTTGACGCACTGGTCTGCGCCGCACCAAACCACTGGCATGCCCCGGCAACCATTTTGGCCTGTGCCGCCGGCAAGCACGTCTATGTCGAAAAACCGTGTAGTCACAACCCTCGCGAAGGGGAGATGATGATCGAAGCGGCGCGGAAACATAATCGCGCCGTACAAATGGGAACACAGCGACGCAGTTCCGATGGGATCATCGAAGGGATCGCAAAGTTGCACGAAGGGGCCATCGGTCGGGTCTATTGTGCCCGCAGCTGGTACGCCAGTGCGCGCGGAGAAACCGGTAAAACCATTCCTGCCGAAGTCCCCGCCCAGTTGAATTACGACCTCTGGCAAGGCCCCGCACCGCGAATTCCGTATGCGGAAAACCGAGTTCCTTACAAATGGCATTGGTTCTGGCATTGGGGCAATGGAGAATTAGGGAACAACGGAGTGCACGCCCTGGACCTTTGCCGCTGGGGATTGGGGGTCGACTATCCCATTCGCGTGACATCGACCGGTGGTCGGTACGTGTTCAATGACGACCAACAAACCCCCGACACCTCGTCTGTGGCTTTGGAATTCGACAACAAGCAACTGATCACCTGGGATGGACTGAGTTGCAATCGACACAACAATGTCGACGATTTCGCCACATTTTATGGCGAGAATGGTGCGCTCTCCATCAAGAGTGGCGGCGGGTATATCCAATACGACAACAAAGACAAGGTCGTCAAAGAAGTCGGGGGCAACCGAGGGGACAATGAACATATCCTCAATTTCCTCACGGCGATTCGCAACGATACGCCCTTGGCCCTCAATGCGGAAATCGAAGAGGGACACAAGAGCACCTTGCTGTGCCATCTGGGCAATATCGCTCAGCGGACCGGCCGGGCCATGACCTGCCGCAACAACGACGGACACATCGTGGGCGACGACAAAGCCATGGAACTGTGGTCGCGAGACTATGATCCGCAATGGGAACCGAAAGTTTGA
- a CDS encoding universal stress protein: MINLKKILLPTDFSENSEHALQYAREFTELFDAELHILHVSHQMALEHGMSFLPPGDLMLDMRPAAKRKLHKIANDDWAAERTIVREMREGRPFVEIIRYADEVEIDLIIMGTHGWGPISHLLVGSVAERVVQKAHCPVMTIRPAGHEFIMP; the protein is encoded by the coding sequence ATGATCAACCTCAAGAAAATATTGTTGCCGACCGATTTCAGCGAGAACAGCGAACACGCACTGCAATATGCGCGCGAGTTTACTGAACTATTTGACGCCGAACTGCATATCCTCCATGTCTCGCACCAAATGGCCTTAGAGCATGGTATGAGCTTTCTGCCGCCGGGCGATTTGATGTTGGATATGCGCCCCGCGGCAAAACGCAAGTTGCATAAGATCGCAAACGACGACTGGGCTGCGGAACGGACAATTGTCCGCGAAATGCGCGAGGGCCGCCCGTTTGTCGAAATCATTCGCTATGCAGACGAAGTTGAAATCGATCTCATTATCATGGGAACACACGGCTGGGGGCCGATTTCGCACTTGCTAGTCGGTAGTGTGGCGGAGAGGGTCGTCCAAAAGGCACACTGCCCCGTCATGACGATTCGGCCCGCTGGGCATGAATTCATCATGCCGTGA